One Priestia aryabhattai DNA segment encodes these proteins:
- a CDS encoding DJ-1/PfpI family protein, which yields MKKILLLLANGFEAVEASVFTDVFGWNKFEGDGTTKLVTAGLHPKLTCTWNFTVTPEILVSDINVKEFDALAIPGGFEEANFYEDAYDERFLQVIRDFHEMGKPIASICVAALSLGKSGILEGKKATTYNHPSSIRKAQLREMGAFVQDDYIVVDNNIITSSNPSTGFDVSFLLLEKLTSVENVKRVKELMGFQ from the coding sequence GTGAAGAAAATATTATTACTTTTAGCAAATGGATTTGAAGCTGTAGAAGCAAGTGTTTTTACAGATGTGTTTGGGTGGAATAAATTTGAGGGAGACGGCACAACTAAATTGGTGACAGCAGGTTTACATCCAAAACTAACTTGCACATGGAATTTTACTGTAACCCCAGAAATATTAGTATCAGATATTAATGTGAAAGAATTTGATGCTCTTGCGATACCTGGCGGTTTTGAAGAAGCAAATTTTTATGAAGATGCTTACGATGAGAGGTTTTTACAGGTTATTAGAGACTTTCATGAGATGGGAAAACCTATAGCTAGTATTTGTGTGGCGGCTCTTTCACTTGGAAAAAGTGGAATCTTAGAAGGCAAAAAAGCCACTACATATAATCACCCTAGCAGTATAAGAAAGGCACAGTTAAGAGAAATGGGTGCATTTGTTCAAGATGATTATATTGTTGTAGATAATAATATCATTACTTCCTCAAACCCTAGTACCGGATTTGATGTATCATTTTTGCTATTAGAAAAATTAACTTCAGTAGAAAATGTTAAACGAGTTAAAGAATTAATGGGATTTCAATAA
- a CDS encoding Lrp/AsnC family transcriptional regulator — translation MDLIDKKILHELQLNAKISMKELAQKVYLSSPSTIERVRRLEENGIIKGYKAIIDAEKLNRNITAFVLFETTKCKDLAAFCNLHPDVTECYRVAGQISYVAKVCTESVHTLEEFIDKAMAFGTPSTNIVLSSNDNMEMKLSKDNSNQ, via the coding sequence ATGGACTTAATAGATAAAAAAATACTTCATGAATTGCAATTGAATGCTAAGATCTCAATGAAAGAATTAGCCCAAAAAGTTTACTTATCTTCTCCATCTACAATTGAACGCGTTAGAAGATTAGAGGAAAATGGCATTATAAAAGGATATAAAGCCATTATCGATGCAGAAAAATTAAATAGAAATATAACTGCATTTGTTTTATTTGAAACAACAAAGTGTAAGGATCTTGCAGCATTTTGTAATCTCCACCCTGATGTAACGGAGTGTTATCGTGTGGCTGGACAAATAAGTTACGTAGCAAAAGTATGTACAGAGTCAGTGCATACTTTGGAAGAATTTATTGATAAAGCTATGGCATTTGGTACCCCATCTACAAACATAGTTTTATCATCAAATGATAATATGGAAATGAAATTGTCTAAAGATAATAGCAACCAATAG
- a CDS encoding helix-turn-helix domain-containing protein, with amino-acid sequence MIDNPSKIITIEDVMDMLTISSKKTIYTYIQQGKLNPINKDDWHIEGRYEFDLEDVVRLQEELKKPGLTTKEVAQQLDISVTTVNKYIKQELLPAFQAEYRGMNCYFVHEEALEEFKSTHEVGKKPSKRHFYHAEKNIALFQLFVKKQDEKEEFARIISVEDSIMAITEKHEELTLEELIHRGFEAAYTIESKKMITKEGYATFAFKQTAYAKSHLYKLLDLFYQYVSPTNMRITPQEEKEQFLIEIKPVLLTESSQELVELLESVLVSGKINKRSRGIYIDSDLEVIRVKVTSDLKEELQHKAKELGKRNIEELLLYAVQKL; translated from the coding sequence ATGATTGATAATCCTAGTAAAATTATTACTATCGAAGATGTCATGGATATGTTAACTATTTCATCGAAGAAAACGATTTATACATATATTCAGCAAGGAAAATTAAATCCTATAAACAAAGATGACTGGCATATCGAAGGTCGTTATGAATTTGATCTGGAAGATGTGGTTCGGTTACAAGAAGAATTAAAAAAGCCAGGACTTACAACAAAAGAAGTGGCTCAACAATTGGATATATCGGTCACAACGGTCAATAAGTACATTAAACAAGAACTGTTACCTGCGTTCCAAGCAGAATACCGGGGAATGAATTGTTATTTTGTTCACGAAGAAGCGTTAGAAGAGTTTAAGAGTACTCATGAGGTAGGGAAAAAACCTAGTAAGCGTCATTTTTATCACGCCGAGAAAAACATTGCGCTATTTCAGCTTTTCGTGAAAAAACAGGACGAAAAAGAAGAGTTTGCCCGTATTATCTCGGTAGAAGATTCGATTATGGCGATTACAGAAAAGCACGAAGAGTTAACATTAGAGGAGTTAATTCACCGGGGCTTTGAAGCAGCCTATACTATTGAGTCTAAAAAGATGATTACCAAAGAAGGCTATGCCACGTTTGCCTTTAAGCAAACAGCTTATGCAAAATCCCATCTTTATAAACTCTTGGATTTATTTTATCAATATGTCAGTCCGACTAATATGAGAATTACGCCACAAGAAGAGAAAGAGCAATTTTTGATTGAAATCAAACCTGTATTGCTGACAGAATCCTCACAAGAACTCGTTGAGCTATTAGAGTCGGTTCTTGTCTCAGGAAAAATTAACAAGCGTAGCCGTGGCATTTATATTGATAGCGACTTAGAAGTTATACGAGTGAAAGTAACAAGTGATTTGAAAGAAGAGTTACAGCATAAAGCGAAAGAATTAGGTAAACGAAACATTGAGGAATTGTTATTATATGCTGTACAAAAATTATAA